atatgatttgaatgttcattgtatgaaaatttatgaaacattcatatatttgataaaatgggaagaaatctcggttgaataaaaggaaaattcgatggatctctgaaaaggaattgacggtaaaaaagatctagcccggacgggtgatcctatcctgatatagccctcccgaagaatatgtgtaaaatggatttagccggacgggtaatccaaattagggtttgaatttagctttggtggtaattcggatccaagctcattagagtaattgtcgttgcaggatttagctcggtggtaatcccgacaatactctatgagtttgtattgcaagggatttagcctggactggtaatcccgctgcaaggttgaggttcgcgggagtgtgctctctgaaatggaaatgtgcacacgtgaatatgaattgacggacccggaattgtacactaaaagtgtacctctgaaaatccatcgaaattccaagaaattcaacgagataaatatggaaaaataacaaggaaatggaaatcatggtattgacgagctcatcaatcatggtatatattattgatacatggaaattattgtaataacttgaatgttgagtttgtgcatgttagggtaataatgcattgaatggatatatgaatgtttattatattgtattgaaaatattaggtaagtataattcttgttacatgagcttactaagcacaaagtgcttaccccatttcctttttgcctattttgtagtgttaagagctcggaggtcggatttggtcggaaacacatcacactatcaacctcaggacttcggtatataaagaaactttattttggaaatcaatggcatgtataagctaataaagtaaatgttaacgtgaaatgaatgtaaagttagccattagtatggttaccaaacctggttttagatatgtgatgacgttatcttataaatacgcatgaatttatcttgaaaatatgttgaattgatttggttgatgtggattggtctcgatttaatattacagggaaggttagatatttattaaaggggctatattgaatataaaaaaaaaattaattcataaactccggtaatgcctcgtaccctattctggcaatgaatacgggtaggggtattacaattttcataaattttttaaataaaaaattatgaatgttttgaatttttttttaaaattattttgattttttttgttggATGAgagtaatttgctcattttcgaaATTGATAGGGGCGAAATGTATTTACATCAATATGTTATTCAAGtcatttaaattgtgaaattcaaCTCGACTTAAACTTGAAAAACCAAATCACTTATTTGAGTTAGACTCAAAAAACcgaataactcaaataactcaattcgattaactcgaaattcaaattttttttcaattctttcaaataAAATCGAGTTTTACTCACAGTTAGCTATCAAGTTTGACATTAGGATCTCTCaccatttttatattttctaatttATAGATGGATGATTGTGTAAACTAATTACAAACATCATTCCTTTTAATTCATTCCttttataattcatataaatCCTTAAAAATTCATATTCTATTAAACAAAAATAAGTACATATGTAATTACTTATCGCttaatgaaaaattatttttatttttatttttaaaaatcaatttttatttttatttttatctaaaatatctgaaataataataagattaaaattattttcatcaaAAAGCTAAAACcatgaaataatttttaaaaatcataatttattatattatcaaAGAACGATCGTATTTGATATGTAAGATTAATAAATATATCGATAAAAGTATTATAGAGGCTTCTATATTAGaaatcaaattatattttattttctctacTAATAAAATAGTCAAGTTAGTCTATAtatgttagattaaagagcaaattgatcatttatattaaaatttttattcatttatacTATTAAAACTAACGTGACCGATGAAAACAACGAGGGTGACATATGGATTAAAAGTTTTGAATTATCTTTGaatatttaatttgaaaaagaaataCTAAATAAGATATTTTGATTGGATTAATAGTAGTCCTTAGATTAAAGTTTCAATAATCATGTAACATCCATGACATCCCTGAGAAGTGAAAGTGTTAATTAGGGTTGGCACGTGCTTGAAATTTTCAGAGTAGATAAAAagtataattattaatattagtaggGAAGGTGATTGGAAATTATAAGAAATTAGAAGGACTTCTGAATTTAGGAAAATTAATTTaagaaatggattaaattgtagaagtgTGAGAAGTGTTGGGTCATGgtgtaaaaataaagaaaaagagcaAGGACTTGGAGTAGGATTTAACCATGAAATAACAGAAAGGTGTGGATGATATTGAAGACGAATGACATCACGCATGTGGCATGGTGATGAGATTTTTcttgaataaaatatatataaaaaatgtgaAAGATATTTTGATAGAAGGTTGTAGAAAAAAAGGACAAAGGACCAAAAACATAATCCCATCTTTTCCACGCACCATTGACGTCTCAGTCTCCCCAATTTCTCAAGTTTCATTTTTCTTCCATTTTAGTCCATTTCACCATTTTAAGCCCTTTTCAAGTTTTAAACTCCAAAGTTCTTCATAGGTTGTTAGTAAGATCAAGAGAACAACTCAAAGCAAGCATATTATCTTTCAAGGCTAGCTAAAATTTATTTTGGAGTGAAACGAAATGTGAAGAAAAGTTTGGGATTTTAGAAAAGCTAAGCTTGAAGATGGATGTTGGAAGTGGAAGAAATTAAGGTAAGTTGTTTAAActtattatttatgttttttgattgtataatttaatatgaaattgTAAGAATTAAGTGTATataaatattttctatgtttaaaGTGATGAAAGTATTATGTTTATGTATGAAGTGAATGGTAAGTGTGAGTGGTTTAATTATGAAAacttttagtttaaaattttattagtttGAATGATTAATTGTGTATTTATGATGTTGAAAGTGATAAATATTGATTTTGAATTTTTTGGAGgagtaaattgaaaaaaaattgttaagtgattaatttgataaaaattgaagtaaggattaaattgtaaatttgggAAAAAATTATGGGGTCAAGGATTTAAACAGAGATTAAATTTGGGATTCTTATAATAAGACTATaagaatatgatatttaaaatattgaaaatttgtaCTTAAATTagcatatttttaattaaaaggactaaattgagaaattttaaaagttcaaaattttaagtgttgaaatgtgaaaatctGGAATTTTAATATCTTTATTGTTAAGTATGGTTTTCGAAATAACAAAAACCATTATGTGATAAGAATtgatgatatagggactaaattgtaaatattttaaattttataaatttaaaaaaaagaactGACTTTAAAATCTGGGAATTCTTTGTTGTTTTGGAAGAAACAGATTCTGTTTTCAGGGACTAAAATCATAAAACAGTAAATTTGAACTtcatagactaaattgtaaaaattgaaaatttgaaaatttctgAACTGTTCTGTAAAATCTGCAATATTGAAAAATGGGGGCTGTTTAGTAAATGCTGGAAAAGTATAAgagtgaaaatgagcaaattaattATACAAGTATTTAAATGGAATTTTGAGAATTTATTGAATTAACTGtaataaacaaaataataataattaagtaaaaataaaataaaggaaatttaaatttgtaaaattagtTGTATTAAAGTGAAGAGAATCATATTATGAAGTATATGTTAAAAGAGAAATATGGTTTAGAGTAGATTAaattaacaaaagaaaaaaattaaagtataattaaTATCGGTACATTttaagaaaggattaaattgaaaagaaattaaattatgaCGCAAAAGGCAAGGGTGTTTTTCGTAACTGTCAATAGATCAGGTAAGGgtgttggggtgttacatactcaaTATTTATGTAATTTATAGGAGAATATTTTTTTCCATTagtataaaatgataaaaaaaaaagtccTCCAATTTTTATGGGAGTGCTGAAGTTccataattcttttaataaattctGATCTGTGATTTGGGAGAGTTGTTGCCACATGACTACATTTCcactgctcttttttttttttttttttctattcaaaCCAGAGTACCCATCGATGTCGAACTTCTACGATAAGGTTGCAGTCCTTGCCGGCGACAGCTGGTTGCGTCTCCACGATGGACTCGCTGCATTCACTATCACCGAAGTTGCAGCCACTCTCACTTTGGCGACGCTACTAATTATCTATTTCTCACGGTTGGTTAAGAAACACATCATCAAAACTAAGCTGTCGCCGCCAGGCCCGGTAGGCTTGCCCGTACTCGGCCACCTCCTTTTCATCAAACCCGATTTCCTCCAATACGTAACCAAGCAATCCCAAATCCATGGTCGTATCATCAAGCTTCATCTGGGAAGAAAAGTTTACATCATCATAAGCTCACCATCAATCGCAAAACAAATCCTCAAAGACCACGACGCCATTTACGCCAACCGCGACATTCCGATGGCGGCCATAAAAGGAACCTTTGGCGGTCTTGACATTGTGTGGAGATCCAACGGCCCAGAATTGCAGAAGCTACGTAAGCTCGTCGTACGTGAAATCATGAGCAACAATGGCCTCGATGCCTGCTACGAATTTCGCCGACGAGAGATCCGACAAATGGTGAAGAATATCCATGGGAAAATCGGGTCACCCATTAACCTCAGCGAACAAATATTCTTAACAATGCTGAGCGTTACGATGAGCATGCTATGGGGTGGTTCGTTGAATGGAGAAGTAGCAAAGCTTGGGCTTGAAATTAAGGATCGACTAGAGGAATTTATGAAATTGATGGGAGAACCCAATCTTTCTGACATTTTCCCGATGCTTAGGCCATTCAATTTACAAGGAATTGAATCCAAAGCCAAGAAGCATGTGTCGTGGTTTTATGGGTTTCTCGAATCAGTGATAAAGCAGCGAATGAAGCTCGGAGAGGGACCAAAAACGGCGGACAGTAAGGATTTTCTGCAGCAATTGTTGGAGCTGAACCAAAGTGGAGATGCCAAAACTTCATTATCCATGATGGAAATAAAGGCTGTGCTGCTGGTAAGTACACTAAATTTTGAAATCcggaagaaataaaaatataggtacaaaattttaaatttatgaaatgtatATGGATATATGGGTAAACTATATTATTAGTCATCCATCCATGAAAATTTACAAAAGgtcatttaactaataaattttCCTTATTTGTTACCAACTGTTAAATACTTTTGAAAAGttcacttaaaatttttaaaagtagtataataataactttaaatttcaatatttatatattgtgtcaatttagtcttgattttaaaaataatcaacTCTCAACGTTTATATATTGAGTAATTTGGTCTTTTTTACAGTTTTGTTTTTTCGTAATATTGAGGTTGAATCTAAAACaagaagaaaatataaaaattattatattaattttttggtGTTTCAATTTTGGTATTCTTTTATCTAGTTTAGCTGATAAATTTGTTTTTTAACTTTTAGGTGAAAAGATCACAAAGAAAAATAGAATTgcaaaaaaagattaaatttcattatgtgtaaatgttgagggttaattttttagaatcaagactaaaCTAACATAAAGTATAAATTTGGAGGTTAAAGTTgttattatgtcaattttaaaagttattacGTTATCTTTTGTTagccatttaattattaataattaaaaaaattgaatactTAGATGACCATTTGTAACTTTTTATGATTGGATGACAAAAGACTTATcaataattaagtgactactaatgtaatttaccctttatatatatatatatatatatatatatataagccagtttaattataaattatatgaATTTGGATATTTATGGTATCTTTTGTAGGGTGTATAATCAGTTGATTTAATTAATTTAGCTTTTAAAAAATTTGgtcaatttttcaaaaataaaaattagtgaCCGAATTGATTTAATGATAAGACTACAATAATTGAATCGATTATGACTTAATTGGTTTAGGATTGGGTTTTGAATAAAGTTAAAAcatattattagttattttattttgatttatttgaaaGGGAGATTTTATTTTGTTAGTTCACaagttaattttattgtttaaaaatctcaattcaatcatttatatcaataatattttccatcaaaatttacttatttgtAATGTTAATTAGAGTGTTGTCTCGTGATGTAATAATAATTGACGGAAAATATATGTGCCtagttaataaaatttaataagaaaTATTAAAGGTTTTAATGACTAAATTAAGATTTCTAAAttgaaaagtaaaataattaaattttaattttaaaatataataattaaatttcaaattttataaaagtaAAGGATGagcaacatattttaacctttgaaCACTGGGTACACTAGCTTAAATTGGaacttataaatttataatataaaataaataattagccCAAATGTAATATGGATATTTTAATTGAATCCTTTAATCGAAATCGAACTAATTGACTTGAGTTAATTAAACAATTTTGACTCGATGGATTAACtcagttttaattaaattttcctCAGCTCTAATCTTTTGTCATTGTGGATATAGGATATGGTAATCGGCGGTACAGACACGACATTTGCGACGATAGAGTGGGCAATGACGGAATTATTACGGCACCCGAATAAATTGGGAAAAGTCATCGAGGAATTGGATGCAATAATTGGGGACCAAAACGTTGTCGAGGAGTCCAATATTTCTCGCTTGCCTTATTTAACTGCAGTGGTGAAAGAAACACTCCGAATTCATCCACCAGCTCCCTTGCTAGTGCCGCACATGCCGAATGAGACAACTGTCATAGCCGGTTACACCATCCCTAAGAATTCTTGGATTTTCTTCAACGTGTGGGCAATACAAAGGGATGCCGAGTTTTGGGAAGACCCACTTCGATTTGAACCGGAAAGGTTCTTGAAAGACACTGAGAAAAGGAATTATACGGGAAATAGTTTCCATTTTTTCCCGTTTGGATCAGGGAGGAGGATTTGTGTTGGGATTCCATTGGTGGAGAAAATTACAATGCAGATTTTAGCGACATTGCTGCATTGTTTTGATTGGGAATTGCCAGATGGGCGACAACCTAATGTAAAAGAGAAGTTACAATTCGTGTTAACGAAAGCAGAGCCGCTTGTTGTGGTGCCTGTTGCACGtttatctaattcaatacaatacCAATAGATGTGcggttaaaatatgttttaagtcATTGTACTCTTcataaatttggaatttaattattttcaagAGTTTAGTCCTTCTACTTTTCAGATTGACATAATGTTAAATTTAGCTctcaatatttacattttttgtcaatttggcttttttttctttttttttttacctaaatTTAAGCACTAACCTTTCAAAAAGAGTCAAATTGCTTCTTTTTAATGGAAATGttgactaaaacattaatttttttaacaatgttggtttttatttttcatcatctttcaaAGTTGTAGAAGTCATTTTTTTGCATTTTTCTTCTTGTTCTTGTTGCTTCCATAGTTAGCTGAGTTAATTACTACTGTAGCTTAGGTTTATTTGCGCTTTTAGCCCATCTCTTTTACTTGTAATGACATTTTACTCTTTGTTTAATgctatttttgtttcttttacctTTAGTTGTTAAAAACCTTACCCTTAATGTTTATTGTGCTTTACTATGCTGCTAGTTTATCATCCTCATCTTTTCTTCAAATATAGCTTGAAAATCCAAACTTTATTTTCATGGCTGTTATGGTTTCTTATTTCAAGTTCATTAGCTTTACTTTTAATATGGGTAACTAAACTTTTAaatggttggttgatggagatgtggtgagctgatttttggatgatggattaaattataataaattgaaCTAATTTGAATGAACCTAAAAACTTAGGATTGACGATCCTGTTGAGCACCAATTCAGCGGGTTAGAGGTGAACTCGAGAGATAAATCGAATTACTTTGTCCAACTTGGTAAAATTAAAACCGAATGgtaaaatgtttaagcaatttGGATCCCTAATTCGAGGATGAGTAAACCACATCAAGATCAATCAACcaccattttttttatttgttaatttggtaatttcgcatttgttacaatttagtccttggtaGCTAGATCGTAGATTAGTGTAATTCTCCTTTACCTCATGATTTTTTGTAATATATTTTTTAGTAATTAGTTGGTTAGACTCTTTATTTTGCACGCTCATTAGTAGAAATTGTTCAATCTCTGACTCTTTTGGGTTCGATCCTCAGAGTACTCTTGTACCTCGTTGTACAGATATATTACAACTTACATATAACACTTGTAGACACCGCACTTAGTATTTTGTTCGACCCTTGTCTTCAATTGTTGAGTTTGTCCTCTCGTCATTTGTGAATGGGCAACAAGAGGAGGAGCAGTCAATCATATTGGAAGAGCAAATATTATCCCAGAGTGATTAAGAATATTCCAtgaaggtaacacacttatgacaatgtCATTAGACATGCATTGAGTAGATGTTCTTGTAATAATATGTTGTTAGGGAGAGCTCAATCATGATACGATAgtagaatgacttcgtgactaaataagtttataattaaaaaataaaaaaccataacttaattataaatcatttgagccctaattgcaTATGTTTAATCGATCACTTCACTAGCTCATTAAgactagaaatgaattgcatgtttgaatcaaaatgaactgaatgaataaaaataaagaaatgggaaacattcaggaatgattatggttttctccgaATTGGGgaaatgaaatcatttggaaatgaatgtaggtttctcaatatagaaatgaaaatgagaaatgataCATTTGCAAATGTACATGGATTACTCAAATGATCGAAAGAATAAGTTTATGTTTTTAAGCTATTTTAAAGCCgaaaaatgaaaattaattattCGATCATAGTGAATATGTTGAGTGgtgaaatattaaacatattttctcaaaaaatttattaggggtaaaattgtcataattttaCTGGGGTTAAAATTGAGATaagaaatttatttaatataaaatattgaagtttattttgggaaatagaaaaacggAATCTGGTTGGATCAAATTACAAAGTACTGGGTCGAAAAGTCTgggaagtactcgtaattggacctAATGTGAGAGAGGCCAAAAATCCCCTCATAGATATGAAGGGGCGACAAAACCAATAACATGTAGAATTGGGTGTATAACATGACATTTCTTCACTTCCATCTACCATTACATACCTTCAAACTCCACATATCATTCATTTTTACGACTGACATATAACAAGCATTCAACTAAACATACTATTAATAACACAACACAGATCATATGAAACATATCACCATCGGACCATTTCAATGATAACCTCTTCAGTAATTACTTTACCAGTAACAGTTCATTAAAACAACAAACTTATACATACAACTAAACATGCATTTGTAGATCATCACATTGCAAGCTTCAACCGTACAACAAACATCCCACAATAATTCAACTCCTCATCATCAGCAGGACATGAAGTCAAACATACCACAACAATGCAGTACTGATATACATAAAACAAACACTGAGGATTTGAGTTCAGAAACTCACCGCAAAATACCTAAAAGCTTATACCGACTACATCTACTTGATTTTTCCCCTATCGCTTGAGCCTCCTCTTTCTCAAGAAGAAGTTTACTAAATTTCCAATTGCATAAGCTAATACGTTAGTTTCTTCCCCCAAGCAGACCGCTCCTTAATTTTTCT
This window of the Gossypium arboreum isolate Shixiya-1 chromosome 12, ASM2569848v2, whole genome shotgun sequence genome carries:
- the LOC108477299 gene encoding carnosic acid synthase-like, whose protein sequence is MSNFYDKVAVLAGDSWLRLHDGLAAFTITEVAATLTLATLLIIYFSRLVKKHIIKTKLSPPGPVGLPVLGHLLFIKPDFLQYVTKQSQIHGRIIKLHLGRKVYIIISSPSIAKQILKDHDAIYANRDIPMAAIKGTFGGLDIVWRSNGPELQKLRKLVVREIMSNNGLDACYEFRRREIRQMVKNIHGKIGSPINLSEQIFLTMLSVTMSMLWGGSLNGEVAKLGLEIKDRLEEFMKLMGEPNLSDIFPMLRPFNLQGIESKAKKHVSWFYGFLESVIKQRMKLGEGPKTADSKDFLQQLLELNQSGDAKTSLSMMEIKAVLLDMVIGGTDTTFATIEWAMTELLRHPNKLGKVIEELDAIIGDQNVVEESNISRLPYLTAVVKETLRIHPPAPLLVPHMPNETTVIAGYTIPKNSWIFFNVWAIQRDAEFWEDPLRFEPERFLKDTEKRNYTGNSFHFFPFGSGRRICVGIPLVEKITMQILATLLHCFDWELPDGRQPNVKEKLQFVLTKAEPLVVVPVARLSNSIQYQ